In Leptospira barantonii, the DNA window CGCTCGCGAGAATGCAGGATCCCAATTCGGCGAAAGTAATTCTTCCCTTCTTGCAATCCCAGGATTCGACTTTGAGATTGATTGCGGTCGATACTTTGGTTCGAATCGGAGCTTATTCTTCCGGAGAATCGATTCTAAACTTGGCTCGTCAAAACAGTGATCCCGAACTTGCCAAAACGTACGCAATGGCATTAGGAAAATTGAAAGTACGTTCGGCAGAACCATATTTGATCGAACTTGCAAAAACGACCGAACCGTCTCCAACGTTAGCCGCTTCTTATCTTGCGTTGGGAAGAATTTCCAGTAAGAACGCGGTTCCGATTCTGGTTCGAGGGCTTGCCGGAGATTTCGACAAAGGAAGCGAAAATTGTATGATCGCTTTGATCGAGATCAAAAGTTCGTCCGCGATTCCCTTGGCGATTCCCGTTCTAAAAAACAAGAACTACGAAATTCGTTATCGTGCGGTAAACGTTCTTTCCGAAATTCCTTCCTCCGAAACGGGACCGAAGGTTTTGAAAATTTTAGAAGATAAAGATCCGGACTCGGTTGCGCCTGCGGCTTTGGTTTTGGGAAGAATTCGTTTTAATCCAGCGCGCATTCCGATCGAAAAGAGTTTAGAAAATTCTAAATTACCGGATCGTGAAATTATAGCGCGGTCCCTGGGTTATCTCGGTGATAAAAAAAGCATTCCGATTTTATTAAACGTCCTTAAGGAATCGGATGGAGAAGGAAGATACGGGGCCGCGTGGTCGCTCGGAATTCTTCAGGCGTCCGAGGCTCTGGACGATTTGATCGCCGCATCCAAATCGAGAGATCCAAAACTTTCTTCTTTGGCGGTTGAATCGCTCGGGCTTCTAAGATCCCCGAAAGCGCTTTCAACCCTTGTGGAAATCGCCGAAAACAATCCGAATTCGGCTTCGGTCGTTGTTCCGGCGATCGCTTCGATTCCAGGCGAAGAATCGCGAAAGGTTCTGGAGAATTTTGCCCAAAAGGAAAACGTTTCCTTACAACAGGTTTCGATTTCCGAACTCGGTAAAAGAAAGGATAAGGCAAGTGTTTCTATTCTGATTCGGATTTTGGAAGGCAATCGGGCGGAAAGTTCCAAACTTTTAATGGCTTCTCTCGCATCGATCACAGGAAAGAACTTTTACTCTAGGAACGAATGGTTGAACTGGTATAAACTCAACTCGAAGTAACCAGGTTTATGTTTCATTCCAAAATGATCCCGTTCGTGTTAACGGGATGTATCATTCTTACCTTATCTTGTAAAACTCCTCCGCCAAAAGATCCGTGGATGGTTCCTCCTATCGAAGAGGATAAAAAACTTTTTCTCGCTCCTTTGATCGTCGATGAGTTTGATTCGAAGGATTTGGGGGGAAGACATTATCCCGCATCCAACGAACTTAGAATCGATCTTTTCAAACCTTACATCGAAAATCTGGAAGGCGGTTATTTAGGAGCGGGTACCGATCAAAACTTTACGTTTATTGCATGGGCAAAAAGTAAATACGCATGGTTGATGGATTTCGATTACACGATTTGTTTAATCAATCGGATTCATCTTTTATTTTTTAAACTCGCACCCGATCCGGATTCTTACCGCGAACTTTGGTCTCGCAAAAATAAACAGACATCGTTCGAACTGATCAAGAAAGAATGGGAAAAAGATCCCGAATGGCCTTTGATTCGCGAGGCTTGGGAAGTGGCACATAGGGGAAAATCCGATATTCCACAAAGATGGAACGAACTCGATCGTACTTCTCAGAGATTCGGTCTAAAGACTTTCATTCATTCCAAGGAAGAATACGAGTATGTTCGAAACATGGTTCTTCAAGGGAGAATTCAAATTCTTAAAGGTGATATCAACGCCGAAAAAAGTATGAGATCCGTTGGCGAAAGAGCCGCGCGACTGAACGTTCCGATTCGAGTTGTATATCTTTCAAACATCGAAGATTATTTTTCTTATACGCCCGGTTTCAGAGATAACCTCCTAAGCTTGCCCACGGACGAAAAAGGAATCGTACTCAGAACGATGCAAAACGGAACCAAGGAAGAATACGGATCGCCGGACGGCGAAAAAATTCCGGTAGATTATCCTTTGCACTACAACGTTCAAGCTCTGGAGAATCTCCAAGATTGGATGTTGTTATCCGGTCATCTTCATAAGGGAATTCTAATGCAGTTTAGAACCCCGATTCAAAAAGGATTTTCAACGATCAAAAGCGAACCCGTAGAAGCCTTAAAATGAAATTTGAAGGATTCAAATTCGCAGGATGGAAATTCTTTCTGTGTTTTTGTTTGTTCTTTGGATGTGTTTCCGAAAATCGAACCGGGCCCGCGGATCGTTCGAACTCGATCGTTTCCAAAAATTGCAAATCGAATCTCGGGCTTTACGTTTTCGAATACGGAAAAAGTTTATACCCCGATCGTTTTTTGAACGTTGAAGAAGATAAGGGAAATCGTGAGATCGTTTATCTTTTTTATTTAATCCGAATTCCGGGAAAGAATATCCTGATCGATTCGGGTTTTTTCAACGATTCGTACAAAAAGAAATTCGGTTTCGTGGGTTTTGAAAGTCCGGATAAACTTCTAAAAAGAT includes these proteins:
- a CDS encoding HEAT repeat domain-containing protein, with the protein product MLPVADEKKEIPLEQLQEELNSQNPQIRAQAILELSNRDHRPSLNRIRNLLKEDSNPAVKGTAAIALGTWKDKISTSEIVKLFDVKSGVTTDIVLEALARMQDPNSAKVILPFLQSQDSTLRLIAVDTLVRIGAYSSGESILNLARQNSDPELAKTYAMALGKLKVRSAEPYLIELAKTTEPSPTLAASYLALGRISSKNAVPILVRGLAGDFDKGSENCMIALIEIKSSSAIPLAIPVLKNKNYEIRYRAVNVLSEIPSSETGPKVLKILEDKDPDSVAPAALVLGRIRFNPARIPIEKSLENSKLPDREIIARSLGYLGDKKSIPILLNVLKESDGEGRYGAAWSLGILQASEALDDLIAASKSRDPKLSSLAVESLGLLRSPKALSTLVEIAENNPNSASVVVPAIASIPGEESRKVLENFAQKENVSLQQVSISELGKRKDKASVSILIRILEGNRAESSKLLMASLASITGKNFYSRNEWLNWYKLNSK
- a CDS encoding LIC_10091 family lipoprotein; this encodes MFHSKMIPFVLTGCIILTLSCKTPPPKDPWMVPPIEEDKKLFLAPLIVDEFDSKDLGGRHYPASNELRIDLFKPYIENLEGGYLGAGTDQNFTFIAWAKSKYAWLMDFDYTICLINRIHLLFFKLAPDPDSYRELWSRKNKQTSFELIKKEWEKDPEWPLIREAWEVAHRGKSDIPQRWNELDRTSQRFGLKTFIHSKEEYEYVRNMVLQGRIQILKGDINAEKSMRSVGERAARLNVPIRVVYLSNIEDYFSYTPGFRDNLLSLPTDEKGIVLRTMQNGTKEEYGSPDGEKIPVDYPLHYNVQALENLQDWMLLSGHLHKGILMQFRTPIQKGFSTIKSEPVEALK